In the Betaproteobacteria bacterium genome, one interval contains:
- the dnaJ gene encoding molecular chaperone DnaJ: protein MANKKDLYDILSVNRDASDEEIKKSYRKLAMKHHPDRNPDSKDAEEKFKEAKNAYEILSDPEKRRAYDAYGHAGINPQMGGGQGGEGFGGFSEAFGDIFGEIFGGRGGRGGQQVYRGADLRYNMDITLEQAARGTETKIRIPSLDECDTCHGTGAKPGTQPKTCHTCNGQGQVRMQQGFFSIQQTCPTCHGTGKVIPEPCTTCSGAGRVKNHKTLSVKIPSGVDNGDRIRLSGEGEAGVNGGPPGDLYVVVQLKPHSVFQREGADLHCEMPISFTIAALGGEIHIPTLDGEAKIKIPAETQSGQVFRLRGKGIRPVRQTSAGDLMCHVVVETPVRLTDRQKELLRELEEINKSDGDKHNPRAKSFMDKVKNFFAG, encoded by the coding sequence ATGGCAAACAAAAAAGACCTATACGATATCCTCAGCGTCAACCGCGACGCGAGCGATGAGGAAATCAAGAAGTCCTATCGCAAATTGGCGATGAAACATCATCCAGATCGCAATCCGGACAGCAAGGACGCGGAAGAGAAATTCAAGGAAGCAAAAAATGCCTATGAAATACTTTCCGATCCGGAAAAGCGCCGCGCGTACGATGCGTATGGTCATGCCGGCATCAATCCGCAGATGGGCGGCGGCCAGGGCGGGGAAGGATTTGGCGGATTCTCGGAAGCCTTTGGTGACATTTTCGGCGAAATTTTTGGCGGCCGAGGCGGACGCGGTGGCCAGCAGGTGTATCGCGGCGCGGACCTGCGATACAACATGGATATCACGCTTGAGCAGGCCGCGCGCGGAACCGAGACCAAAATCCGCATTCCCAGCCTGGATGAATGCGATACCTGCCACGGAACAGGCGCAAAACCAGGTACGCAGCCAAAGACCTGCCATACGTGCAATGGTCAGGGTCAGGTACGGATGCAGCAGGGGTTTTTCTCGATTCAGCAGACCTGCCCTACCTGTCATGGCACGGGCAAGGTCATTCCCGAGCCGTGTACCACTTGTAGCGGCGCCGGACGTGTCAAGAATCATAAGACTCTCTCGGTAAAGATCCCGTCCGGCGTTGACAACGGCGATCGCATCCGCCTTTCAGGTGAGGGCGAAGCGGGTGTCAACGGTGGCCCGCCTGGCGACCTGTATGTCGTCGTCCAATTGAAGCCGCACTCGGTTTTTCAACGGGAAGGTGCCGATCTGCACTGTGAAATGCCAATCAGCTTCACAATTGCCGCGCTGGGTGGCGAAATTCATATTCCGACCCTGGATGGCGAGGCCAAAATCAAGATTCCCGCGGAAACGCAGAGTGGCCAAGTATTCCGGCTGCGCGGAAAAGGCATCCGGCCGGTCCGCCAGACATCCGCAGGCGACCTGATGTGCCATGTAGTGGTCGAGACCCCGGTTCGGCTGACTGATCGTCAAAAGGAGCTCCTGCGCGAGCTTGAAGAAATCAACAAGAGCGATGGCGACAAGCACAATCCACGTGCGAAGAGCTTCATGGACAAGGTAAAAAACTTCTTTGCCGGCTGA
- a CDS encoding ABC transporter substrate-binding protein codes for MIAYFRRAAWLALFTVFPLSQTAFAEGVTPDTILIGQSAALSGPAEELGKEMKSGAEAYFDIINKAGGVNGRKIKIVSLDDGYEPEKAAANTRKLITEDKVLALFGYVGTPTSNAALPIFTEAKVPFIGAFTGAQSLREPFNRYIFNVRASYFDETEQIVGHLVQQGINRIAVFYQNDAYGKAGLAGVERAMKARKLEIAATATVERNTTDVAAAVSTLAKSKTDAVIMISAYKSCAAFIKAMKAAGGFQQYWNVSFVGSKALSNALGDEGRGVQISQVVPFPWADVSQIVHNYQKRMGEPEKYSFTSLEGFIAAKVFVEGLKRAGKNPTRESLVDGLASMGKVDLGGFIVNYTPTNHNGSNFVDLTIISRNGTFKR; via the coding sequence ATGATTGCGTATTTCCGGCGCGCTGCATGGCTTGCGTTGTTTACCGTTTTCCCACTCTCGCAAACGGCTTTCGCCGAGGGTGTCACGCCCGACACAATTCTCATCGGCCAGTCTGCCGCGCTATCCGGCCCCGCCGAAGAACTCGGCAAGGAAATGAAATCCGGAGCCGAAGCGTACTTCGATATTATCAATAAGGCTGGCGGCGTCAATGGCCGAAAAATCAAGATCGTCTCATTGGATGACGGCTATGAACCCGAAAAGGCCGCCGCCAACACCAGGAAGTTGATCACTGAGGACAAGGTTCTTGCGTTGTTCGGATATGTCGGCACTCCCACTTCAAATGCAGCGCTACCGATCTTCACTGAAGCCAAAGTTCCGTTTATCGGTGCATTCACCGGCGCACAGAGCTTGCGCGAACCGTTCAACCGGTATATTTTCAATGTCCGCGCGAGCTATTTCGACGAAACCGAGCAGATCGTCGGACATTTGGTACAGCAGGGCATCAATCGAATCGCCGTGTTCTACCAGAATGATGCCTACGGCAAGGCTGGGCTCGCTGGCGTCGAACGCGCCATGAAAGCGCGCAAACTCGAAATTGCCGCGACCGCAACTGTTGAGCGCAACACAACGGATGTTGCAGCGGCGGTAAGTACTTTGGCCAAGTCCAAAACCGACGCCGTTATCATGATCAGTGCCTACAAGAGTTGTGCGGCGTTCATCAAGGCAATGAAAGCGGCAGGCGGTTTTCAACAATACTGGAATGTGAGCTTCGTCGGTTCCAAGGCACTCTCCAACGCACTGGGCGACGAAGGGCGCGGCGTGCAGATTTCCCAGGTCGTGCCGTTCCCGTGGGCCGACGTAAGTCAGATTGTTCACAATTACCAAAAGCGAATGGGTGAACCGGAAAAATATTCGTTCACATCGCTTGAGGGATTCATTGCCGCCAAGGTATTCGTTGAGGGGCTGAAACGCGCCGGGAAAAATCCGACCCGTGAATCCCTCGTCGATGGCCTCGCGAGCATGGGCAAAGTCGATTTGGGTGGCTTCATCGTCAATTACACGCCGACGAATCACAATGGATCGAATTTCGTCGACTTGACGATCATCTCGCGCAACGGCACGTTCAAGCGCTAA
- a CDS encoding DUF4287 domain-containing protein: MSTLDDANTRMRENLEARTGKTFAAWINVARKLGTDRHADIVAYLKLEGPMSHGYANMIAHEARKPDAVSEEDPVDALFAGPKAALRPIYDAIAKTVTTFGRDIEFAPKKTCVSLRRAKQFALVQPSTATRVDIGINLKGVAPTGKLEASGTWNGMVSHRVRIGAIGEFDLEVKSWLKQAYDQAG; the protein is encoded by the coding sequence ATGAGTACGTTGGATGATGCCAATACAAGGATGCGTGAAAATCTCGAAGCAAGAACCGGCAAGACTTTTGCGGCGTGGATCAATGTCGCGCGCAAGCTCGGCACCGATCGGCATGCCGACATCGTCGCGTATCTTAAGCTCGAGGGACCAATGAGCCATGGTTACGCGAACATGATCGCGCACGAAGCGCGCAAGCCCGATGCCGTATCGGAAGAAGACCCCGTTGATGCGCTGTTTGCGGGACCAAAAGCCGCGTTACGGCCAATCTACGACGCGATTGCAAAAACGGTGACGACATTTGGACGGGACATTGAGTTCGCGCCCAAAAAAACTTGCGTTAGTCTGCGTCGCGCCAAACAATTCGCGCTGGTGCAGCCGTCGACCGCGACGCGTGTGGATATTGGCATCAATCTGAAAGGTGTGGCGCCGACCGGCAAACTGGAAGCCTCGGGGACATGGAATGGCATGGTCAGCCACCGCGTACGCATTGGTGCGATCGGAGAATTTGATCTGGAAGTGAAGTCCTGGCTAAAGCAAGCATACGATCAAGCTGGATAG
- a CDS encoding AMP-binding protein has translation MKSYPAGVPADINPDSYGSINDVFNEACRKYRNLPGFTCLGKTLTYAELDELALAFAGYLQGTLKLAKGDRVAVMMPNILQYPVAVFGILRAGLTVVNCNPLYTPRELEHQLTDSGAKAILIVENVAHTLEQIVAKTGIAQVITTQAGDLLGFPKAMVVNYVVKYKKKAVPAWNLPGSITLKAALAAGRSAPFKAPPMVNTDLAFLQYTGGTTGVSKGAMLTHRNLVANMEQVGSWTGGRLVDGKEVVIQPLPLYHIFALSSSLVFMKHGCENVLIPDPRDIAGFIKVLSTRHWNVLTGVNTLFNSLLHAPGFDKIDFSGLKLALGGGMAVQRAVAEKWKAVTGKALIEAYGLTETSPAACINPMTLENYNGCIGLPISSTVMTIRDDDENILPVGQSGEICIQGPQVMLGYWQRPEETAKVTARDGAFKSGDIGIMDEQGFFKIVDRKKDMILVSGFNVYPNEIEDVIASCPGVLEVCAVAAADEKSGEVVRVVVVKKDPALTKEKVMVHCKANLTGYKLPRIIEFWDELPKTNVGKVLRREVKKLPVKP, from the coding sequence CTGAAATCCTATCCCGCAGGCGTACCGGCCGACATCAACCCGGATAGCTACGGGTCGATAAACGACGTCTTCAATGAGGCGTGCCGCAAATATCGGAACCTGCCGGGGTTTACATGCCTGGGAAAAACACTCACATACGCGGAGCTTGATGAATTGGCGTTGGCGTTTGCCGGCTACCTCCAGGGAACGCTGAAGCTCGCGAAGGGTGACCGGGTCGCGGTGATGATGCCGAATATTCTGCAATATCCGGTGGCAGTGTTTGGCATTTTGCGCGCCGGGCTCACCGTGGTGAATTGCAACCCGCTTTATACCCCGCGAGAATTGGAGCACCAGCTTACCGATTCTGGCGCGAAAGCGATCCTCATCGTCGAGAATGTTGCGCACACACTTGAGCAAATCGTCGCCAAAACGGGCATAGCACAAGTCATCACGACACAGGCAGGTGATCTGCTGGGGTTCCCCAAAGCAATGGTGGTCAACTACGTTGTGAAGTACAAGAAGAAGGCGGTACCGGCATGGAACCTGCCGGGTTCGATTACGTTGAAAGCAGCACTTGCGGCGGGCCGTTCAGCGCCATTCAAAGCCCCCCCAATGGTGAATACGGACCTCGCTTTTCTGCAATACACGGGCGGTACGACCGGCGTCTCAAAAGGGGCGATGCTTACGCACCGCAATCTGGTCGCCAATATGGAACAGGTCGGTAGCTGGACCGGTGGCCGGTTGGTGGATGGGAAAGAGGTGGTCATTCAACCACTTCCGCTTTATCACATCTTTGCGCTGAGCTCGAGTCTGGTGTTCATGAAGCACGGGTGCGAGAACGTGCTCATTCCGGACCCGCGCGATATTGCCGGATTCATTAAGGTGCTTTCAACCCGGCACTGGAATGTCCTGACGGGCGTGAATACTTTGTTCAATTCGCTTTTGCATGCGCCGGGATTTGACAAGATTGATTTCAGCGGATTAAAACTGGCATTGGGCGGCGGCATGGCCGTGCAACGCGCGGTCGCCGAGAAATGGAAGGCGGTCACCGGCAAGGCGTTGATCGAGGCTTACGGCCTGACCGAGACTTCTCCGGCAGCCTGCATCAATCCGATGACGTTGGAAAATTACAATGGCTGCATCGGCCTGCCGATTTCGTCCACCGTGATGACCATCCGCGACGATGATGAAAACATCCTGCCGGTCGGTCAATCCGGCGAGATCTGCATACAGGGGCCGCAGGTAATGCTGGGCTATTGGCAACGGCCGGAAGAAACGGCGAAGGTGACGGCCAGGGATGGTGCGTTCAAGAGTGGTGACATCGGCATCATGGACGAACAGGGCTTTTTCAAGATAGTCGATCGCAAGAAAGACATGATCCTGGTATCAGGTTTCAACGTTTACCCCAATGAGATTGAAGATGTAATTGCCTCTTGTCCGGGCGTGCTGGAAGTTTGCGCGGTCGCGGCTGCTGATGAGAAATCCGGCGAAGTGGTCAGGGTGGTTGTCGTGAAGAAAGATCCGGCGCTTACCAAAGAAAAGGTGATGGTGCACTGCAAGGCAAACCTCACCGGCTACAAGCTGCCGCGTATCATCGAATTCTGGGATGAACTGCCGAAGACGAACGTCGGCAAGGTATTGCGGCGTGAAGTGAAAAAACTGCCGGTCAAGCCGTAG
- a CDS encoding phasin family protein, with protein sequence MATKFKKTTRSAKSGNPVGDLAGKLSAMASNFGDQPSAKQVLDSAQQIWLAGLGAFSKAQDEGKKVFDTLVKQGEQIEQRTRTVAEATIETARDQASKTLQMATGKFDKLEQVFENRVHSSLNRLGVLTSKDVEALSKQVGELSEAVRALLAQEKRGAARPAAKKAPVKAAVKKVVRKPVASKAKRK encoded by the coding sequence ATGGCAACAAAATTCAAGAAAACCACACGTTCCGCCAAGTCCGGCAACCCGGTTGGCGACCTTGCCGGTAAGCTCAGTGCGATGGCTTCCAATTTCGGCGATCAACCTTCCGCCAAACAAGTTTTGGATTCGGCCCAGCAAATCTGGCTCGCAGGACTAGGGGCTTTTTCCAAAGCGCAAGACGAAGGAAAGAAAGTTTTCGATACCTTGGTGAAGCAAGGTGAGCAGATCGAACAACGCACCCGCACGGTCGCGGAAGCCACCATAGAAACCGCAAGAGACCAGGCCAGCAAGACGCTGCAAATGGCCACCGGCAAGTTCGACAAGCTTGAACAGGTTTTTGAAAATCGTGTTCACAGCTCACTGAACCGCCTCGGTGTGCTGACCAGCAAAGATGTGGAAGCCCTGTCCAAACAGGTTGGCGAACTGTCTGAAGCGGTTCGTGCCCTGCTCGCGCAGGAAAAGCGTGGCGCCGCGCGTCCCGCTGCCAAGAAGGCGCCGGTTAAGGCTGCCGTCAAGAAAGTCGTTCGCAAGCCGGTCGCAAGCAAGGCCAAGCGCAAGTAA
- a CDS encoding acyl-CoA-binding protein: MSDLKKRFEKATKDVTKAKSDPGNDMKLRLYAHFKQATEGDVTGDKPGFTDFVGRAKYDACAKLKGMSADDAMTAYIKLVDRVMKE; this comes from the coding sequence ATGTCCGACCTGAAAAAACGATTTGAAAAAGCAACAAAAGACGTCACCAAGGCAAAGTCCGACCCGGGCAATGACATGAAATTGCGGCTGTACGCGCACTTCAAGCAAGCCACCGAGGGAGATGTCACTGGCGACAAGCCCGGTTTCACCGATTTCGTCGGGCGCGCCAAGTACGATGCCTGCGCGAAGCTGAAGGGCATGTCTGCGGACGATGCGATGACCGCCTATATCAAGCTGGTCGATCGGGTGATGAAAGAGTGA
- a CDS encoding wax ester/triacylglycerol synthase family O-acyltransferase, whose protein sequence is MATTSRIPGIPLLNRERMSGIDTAWLRMEHPTNLMMIVGIMVFKEKLDFRKLQTTLEQRFLSYPRFSQKAVQDPTGAWWEDDKKFDIQNHVKKAKLPGRAGKKELQEYVSQMASAGLDFTKPLWQFHLIENYQGGSALLTRIHHCYADGIALISVMLSMTADSADASLTKPKPKEKNGKGKHAGEDMDFWTSVTKPVASVWSGAMKLTRGLVEQGLEIAKDPSTMREFATKGIELAEELRKIAVMEPDSPTRFKGMLGRGKRVAWCDPLPLGEVKVIGKALRCSINDVVLATAAGALRDYMVCRGDKTEGVELRAVVPVNLRPIEKAGDLGNQFGLVFVDLPIGIEDPLQRMLKVRERMKDLKGSSQPIVAFVLLSAVGMGPKILQDQISGLIGRNATAVMTNVPGPQKPLFFAGREIDEIDFWVPQSGGIGMGLSILTYNGKVQFGLITDAGLVPDPENVINKFGEEFEKLVMQTLMGPYGPEYEVDLEKAFGGEPASGGAGQKKTLKRLRKKH, encoded by the coding sequence ATGGCCACGACCTCACGCATCCCTGGCATTCCCCTGCTCAACCGCGAACGCATGTCTGGCATCGACACCGCATGGTTGCGCATGGAACACCCGACCAATCTTATGATGATAGTCGGCATCATGGTGTTCAAGGAAAAACTTGATTTCAGGAAGTTGCAGACGACTCTTGAACAGCGTTTTCTCTCCTACCCCCGCTTTTCACAAAAGGCGGTGCAGGATCCCACTGGCGCGTGGTGGGAAGACGACAAGAAATTCGACATTCAGAATCATGTCAAGAAGGCCAAGCTTCCCGGACGCGCAGGCAAAAAGGAATTGCAGGAGTACGTAAGCCAGATGGCGAGCGCGGGTCTCGATTTCACCAAGCCACTGTGGCAATTTCATTTGATCGAGAACTATCAGGGCGGTTCAGCGCTGCTGACGCGCATTCATCATTGCTACGCCGACGGCATTGCGTTGATCAGCGTCATGCTGTCGATGACCGCGGATAGCGCGGACGCCAGCCTCACCAAGCCTAAGCCGAAAGAAAAGAACGGCAAAGGAAAGCATGCCGGCGAGGACATGGATTTCTGGACCAGCGTGACCAAGCCCGTGGCCAGTGTGTGGTCGGGCGCGATGAAGCTCACACGCGGCCTCGTCGAGCAAGGTCTTGAGATCGCGAAGGACCCGTCAACCATGCGCGAATTTGCGACCAAGGGCATAGAGCTCGCCGAGGAATTGCGCAAAATCGCGGTGATGGAGCCCGACTCCCCGACGCGCTTCAAGGGGATGCTCGGCCGCGGCAAGCGTGTGGCATGGTGCGATCCCCTCCCGCTGGGAGAAGTCAAGGTCATTGGCAAAGCCCTGCGCTGCTCGATCAACGATGTGGTGCTCGCCACCGCAGCAGGCGCCCTGCGCGACTATATGGTGTGCCGAGGTGACAAGACAGAGGGCGTTGAATTGCGGGCAGTGGTTCCTGTCAATTTGCGCCCGATCGAAAAGGCCGGTGACCTTGGCAACCAGTTCGGGCTGGTATTCGTGGATTTGCCCATCGGGATTGAAGATCCGCTCCAGCGCATGCTCAAGGTGCGCGAACGGATGAAGGACTTAAAGGGTTCGTCGCAGCCGATCGTCGCCTTTGTACTGCTTTCCGCAGTGGGCATGGGGCCGAAAATTCTGCAGGACCAGATCAGCGGACTCATCGGTCGCAATGCGACGGCCGTGATGACCAACGTGCCAGGACCGCAGAAGCCGCTCTTCTTCGCCGGACGCGAAATAGATGAAATCGATTTCTGGGTGCCGCAGTCTGGCGGCATCGGCATGGGGCTCTCGATTCTCACCTACAATGGCAAAGTCCAGTTCGGCCTGATTACCGACGCCGGGCTGGTTCCCGATCCGGAAAACGTCATCAACAAGTTCGGCGAGGAATTTGAAAAACTGGTGATGCAGACCTTGATGGGCCCGTACGGTCCAGAGTACGAAGTGGATCTTGAAAAGGCGTTCGGGGGCGAACCAGCGTCCGGCGGGGCCGGACAGAAGAAGACACTGAAGCGCCTGCGTAAAAAGCATTAG
- a CDS encoding oxidoreductase, producing MKSKRTALLAGATGLTGGHLLSLLLADSRYTLVHALVRKPGLPSHPRLQEHAFDYDHPAALSTSTMDDVFCCLGTTIKKAGSQAAFRKVDFDYVVNLAHLARKSGAKRFLVISSLGANAHSPVFYSSVKGEMENAVRDIGFEELHIFQPSLLLGNRHESRLAERAGIAASGIIAPFMFGPMRKYRPVEAQTVAVAMLKAAWANRRGNHVYASDRIVELAD from the coding sequence GTGAAATCCAAACGCACCGCGTTGCTGGCCGGTGCCACCGGCCTCACCGGTGGCCACCTGCTTTCGCTGCTGCTCGCCGATTCGCGCTACACACTCGTCCATGCACTGGTGCGCAAACCCGGCCTGCCTTCACATCCCCGGTTGCAGGAACATGCTTTCGACTACGATCATCCCGCAGCGCTTTCCACTTCCACCATGGACGATGTGTTCTGCTGCTTGGGCACCACGATCAAGAAGGCCGGGTCGCAGGCCGCGTTTCGCAAAGTCGATTTCGACTATGTCGTGAACCTGGCGCACCTTGCCCGGAAGTCAGGCGCGAAGCGTTTCCTGGTGATCAGTTCACTGGGCGCCAATGCGCACTCACCGGTTTTCTACAGCAGTGTAAAAGGCGAAATGGAAAATGCCGTGCGGGATATCGGTTTTGAAGAACTGCATATATTCCAGCCGTCGTTGTTGCTCGGCAATCGTCACGAGTCGCGACTGGCGGAACGTGCTGGAATTGCCGCGTCCGGCATCATTGCGCCATTCATGTTCGGACCGATGCGAAAATACCGTCCTGTTGAAGCGCAAACGGTTGCGGTCGCCATGTTGAAAGCCGCATGGGCCAATCGCCGCGGCAATCATGTTTATGCGTCCGACCGCATTGTCGAACTGGCGGATTAA
- a CDS encoding NAD(P)-dependent oxidoreductase — protein sequence MKVLVTGSSGRVGSVIAMRIAKTHDVVGLDIVAGPQTTRLGSINDGQLVDALTSTVDAVVHTAGLHAPHVGLRPEAAFHETNVGGTKCLIDAALKYGVGRFVFTSTTSLYGAAMVAADHAVWVTEELSPVARDIYDETKLAAEQICRTAALAGLPCISLRMSRCFPEPDELMAIYRLYRGVDARDVAKAHLLALESDIGGFEIFNISAAPVFRRNECEELFASADRVIARHYSWSTAAFAHRSWSLPKRIDRVYVINKAERMLGYRPQFNFESLFDPDETGPA from the coding sequence ATGAAGGTTCTCGTGACTGGATCATCAGGGCGTGTCGGGTCGGTGATCGCGATGCGCATTGCGAAAACCCACGATGTAGTGGGGCTTGATATCGTCGCCGGGCCGCAAACGACGCGGCTTGGCAGCATCAACGATGGGCAACTGGTCGACGCATTGACCTCCACGGTTGATGCGGTGGTGCATACAGCCGGATTGCATGCGCCTCATGTTGGCTTGCGGCCAGAGGCTGCGTTTCATGAAACCAACGTTGGCGGCACCAAATGTCTCATCGATGCGGCACTTAAATACGGCGTGGGCCGCTTCGTCTTTACCAGTACGACATCCCTCTATGGCGCGGCCATGGTTGCGGCGGATCATGCCGTGTGGGTGACCGAGGAGCTTTCGCCCGTCGCCCGCGATATCTACGATGAAACCAAGCTGGCAGCGGAGCAGATTTGCCGCACTGCTGCACTCGCCGGACTGCCATGCATTAGCCTGCGCATGTCGCGATGTTTTCCGGAACCCGATGAACTGATGGCGATTTACCGTTTGTACCGTGGCGTGGACGCGCGCGATGTTGCAAAAGCGCATTTGCTGGCACTTGAGTCCGATATTGGCGGATTTGAAATATTCAATATTTCGGCGGCGCCGGTCTTTCGCCGCAATGAATGCGAAGAACTATTTGCGTCCGCCGATCGAGTGATCGCACGCCACTATTCCTGGTCCACGGCGGCATTTGCGCACAGAAGCTGGTCGTTACCGAAGCGTATCGACCGCGTCTATGTGATCAACAAGGCGGAGCGCATGCTCGGCTATCGGCCGCAGTTCAACTTTGAATCGCTCTTCGATCCGGACGAAACGGGGCCTGCTTAA
- a CDS encoding RidA family protein — MKLVSCEGSPPPSGHYSPAAIHNGIVYVSGQLPRVPGKPGDFALPTIEAQTRQALMNAEAILHASGSRRDLVLRATLYVSDISYWAQVNAEYAAFFGDHKPARAIVPVGKFRNGFLIEIDMIAAVAE; from the coding sequence ATGAAGCTCGTTTCCTGCGAAGGTTCGCCACCTCCATCAGGGCACTATTCACCCGCGGCCATTCACAATGGTATCGTTTACGTGTCGGGCCAGTTGCCCCGCGTGCCCGGAAAGCCCGGCGATTTCGCGCTGCCAACCATCGAAGCGCAGACCCGTCAGGCGCTGATGAATGCAGAAGCGATCTTGCACGCGTCGGGTTCGCGCCGAGACCTGGTTTTGCGCGCGACGCTATATGTGTCCGACATCAGTTACTGGGCGCAAGTGAATGCCGAGTACGCCGCATTTTTTGGCGATCACAAACCGGCGCGCGCGATCGTTCCCGTCGGCAAATTCCGAAACGGGTTTCTGATTGAAATCGACATGATTGCAGCCGTCGCGGAATAG
- a CDS encoding pyridoxal-phosphate dependent enzyme → MPWKCWTSTWPGKSWKTDNTFLKRGIDLQELTIDTIRAAHARIKPYIHRTPVLKSSILNQKLGAEIFFKCENLQKVGAFKARGACNAVMSLNDDDARRGVVTHSSGNHGAALAWAAGLRGIQATIVVPNNAPRPKKFAIEAYGAKIVYCEPNVAAREAAVQKLIDEQNLELIHPFNDYRVMNGQGTAALELLEDIPDLDIVMSPLGGGGLLSGTAIASKGVKPGINVFGGEPAGADDGYRSFMSGVRVTDAVPNTICDGLRTGLGDKTFEIIRHNVDGIALASEENVIRAMRMSWELLKIICETSCCPPLGAILEGNLDVKGKRVGIILTGGNVDLDKLPWQS, encoded by the coding sequence ATGCCATGGAAGTGCTGGACATCGACATGGCCCGGGAAGAGCTGGAAGACTGACAACACTTTCTTGAAAAGAGGAATTGACTTGCAGGAACTCACCATTGACACCATCCGCGCCGCTCACGCGCGCATCAAGCCGTATATTCATCGCACGCCAGTGCTGAAGAGCAGCATCCTCAACCAGAAACTCGGCGCGGAAATTTTCTTCAAGTGCGAAAACCTGCAAAAGGTCGGCGCGTTCAAGGCGCGCGGCGCATGCAACGCCGTCATGTCGCTGAATGACGATGACGCCCGCCGTGGTGTGGTGACGCATTCGTCGGGCAATCACGGCGCGGCGCTGGCGTGGGCCGCGGGCCTGCGTGGCATTCAGGCGACCATCGTCGTGCCGAACAATGCTCCGCGGCCCAAGAAATTCGCCATCGAGGCGTACGGGGCAAAAATCGTTTATTGCGAGCCGAACGTCGCGGCGCGTGAAGCCGCCGTGCAGAAACTCATCGACGAACAGAATCTCGAACTGATTCACCCGTTCAACGATTATCGCGTCATGAACGGGCAGGGGACGGCGGCGCTGGAACTGTTGGAAGACATACCTGATCTGGATATCGTCATGTCGCCGCTGGGCGGAGGCGGGCTGCTCTCGGGAACCGCGATCGCGTCGAAGGGCGTCAAGCCGGGCATCAACGTATTCGGCGGCGAGCCCGCTGGGGCGGATGACGGCTATCGTTCATTCATGAGCGGCGTGCGCGTAACCGATGCGGTGCCGAATACGATATGCGACGGCCTGCGTACCGGGCTGGGCGACAAGACGTTTGAGATCATTCGCCACAATGTCGATGGCATAGCGTTAGCAAGCGAAGAAAATGTGATTCGCGCCATGCGCATGTCATGGGAATTGCTGAAAATCATTTGCGAGACGTCGTGCTGCCCGCCGCTGGGCGCGATACTCGAAGGCAATCTCGACGTGAAGGGCAAACGCGTCGGCATCATTCTTACCGGCGGCAATGTGGACCTGGACAAACTGCCATGGCAATCATGA
- a CDS encoding TetR/AcrR family transcriptional regulator, whose translation MSRVTPEPIASQPPSRSARTRERILNVSLDLFNANGEGNVTTGHIADELNISPGNLYYHFRNKDEIIHHLFADFEKAIDIGPGEIGDAANVLEDMWLYLHLMFERIWQYRFLYRNLDDLVMRDAKLRSHFNIIIGHKRDVVMQLCEALVGTSAMQATEDEIRALAENIMVIATYWLNYEHLRAKPAGKFSAEPDPEQHLSRGVYQVMSLLSPFLLGGAREHLQHLMENYSG comes from the coding sequence ATGTCCCGCGTTACCCCAGAACCCATCGCATCGCAGCCGCCTTCGCGCTCCGCGCGCACGCGCGAACGCATCCTCAACGTCAGCCTCGACCTTTTCAATGCCAACGGCGAGGGCAACGTCACCACCGGTCATATCGCCGACGAGCTCAATATCAGTCCGGGTAACCTCTATTACCACTTCCGCAACAAGGATGAAATCATCCACCATCTGTTTGCTGATTTCGAGAAGGCCATTGATATCGGCCCGGGGGAAATCGGCGACGCCGCGAATGTACTGGAGGACATGTGGCTGTACCTTCACCTCATGTTCGAGCGAATCTGGCAATATCGTTTCCTGTATCGCAATCTTGACGATCTGGTGATGCGCGATGCCAAACTACGCTCGCATTTCAATATCATCATCGGCCACAAGCGTGACGTCGTGATGCAACTGTGCGAGGCTTTGGTAGGGACAAGTGCCATGCAGGCGACAGAAGATGAAATTCGCGCGCTGGCTGAAAATATCATGGTGATCGCGACATACTGGCTTAACTACGAGCACCTGCGCGCCAAACCGGCCGGCAAGTTCTCCGCCGAGCCGGACCCCGAGCAGCATCTGTCGCGGGGCGTTTATCAGGTGATGTCGCTGCTGAGTCCCTTTCTGCTGGGTGGCGCGCGCGAGCATTTGCAGCATTTGATGGAAAATTATTCCGGTTAA